A region of Rhodamnia argentea isolate NSW1041297 chromosome 9, ASM2092103v1, whole genome shotgun sequence DNA encodes the following proteins:
- the LOC115742860 gene encoding calcium permeable stress-gated cation channel 1-like produces the protein MATLADIGLAAGINILSAFVFFVAFAILRLQPFNDRVYFPKWYLKGLRSSPTHSGAFVRKFVNLDCWSYIRFLNWMPDALKMPESELIDHAGLDSAVYLRIYLMGLKIFVPVAFLAWTILVPVNWTNSTLELAKLKNVTSSDIDKLSISNVPQASNRFWAHIIMAYVFTFWTCYVLLKEYEIVASMRLQFLASEQRRADQFSVLVRNVPPDPDESVSELVEHFFLVNHPDHYLTHQVVYDANKLAQLVKKKKKMQNWLDYYQLKYDRNNSKRFFTKTGFLGLCGEKVDALDYYTSEIEKLSKEVVAERERVASDPKSIVPAAFVSFKTRWGAAVCAQTQQCRNPTLWLTDWAPEPRDVYWQNLAIPYVSLTIRRLIMAVAFFFLTFFFMIPIAFVQSLASIEGIEKVAPFIKPIIDVGFIKSFIQGFLPGIALKLFLIFLPTILMIMSKFEGFISLSSLERRSATRYYLFNLVNVFLGSIVAGSAFQQLNSFIHQSPSDIPKTIGMAIPQRATFFISYIMVDGWAGIAGEILMLKPLIIYHLKNFLLVKTEKDREEAMDPGSIGFNTGEPQIQLYFLLGLVYATVTPALLPFILVFFSLAYVVFRHQIINVYNQEYESAAAFWPDVHGRVIVALVISQLLLFGLMATKEAATSTPFLIALPVLTISFHSFCKGRYEPAFVRYPLQEAMMKDTLERAREPNLNLKSFLQNAYLHPVFKSADDDDEDDDYDGEKWEKDSVLVPTKRSSRRNTPLPSRISATSSPSLPEVHEDSRP, from the exons ATGGCTACTCTTGCGGATATAGGACTTGCTGCAGGAATCAATATTCTCAGTGCATTTGTGTTTTTCGTGGCATTTGCCATTTTAAGGCTTCAACCTTTCAATGATAGAGTATATTTCCCCAAATGGTATCTCAAGGGCTTACGAAGCAGTCCGACTCATTCTGGGGCATTTGTTCGCAAGTTTGTCAACTTGGATTGCTGGTCATACATTAGGTTTTTAAATTGGATGCCAGATGCGCTCAAAATGCCGGAATCAGAACTTATCGACCATGCGGGATTGGATTCTGCTGTTTATTTAAGAATCTATCTGATGGG ACTGAAGATTTTTGTTCCTGTGGCATTCCTGGCGTGGACTATTTTGGTACCAGTAAATTGGACGAATAGCACTCTGGAGCTGGCCAAACTTAAGAATGTAACTTCTAGTGATATTGACAAACTTTCGATTTCAAATGTCCCACAAGCATCAAATAG GTTTTGGGCTCATATTATAATGGCTTATGTCTTTACCTTTTGGACATGCTATGTGTTGCTTAAGGAGTATGAGATAGTTGCTTCGATGCGGCTGCAGTTTCTTGCATCTGAACAGCGACGTGCTGATCAATTTTCG GTACTTGTCAGAAATGTTCCCCCAGATCCAGATGAGTCTGTTAGTGAGCTTGTGGAGCACTTTTTCTTGGTTAATCACCCGGATCATTATCTGACCCATCAG GTGGTGTATGACGCAAACAAGCTTGCTCAGTtggtcaagaagaagaaaaaaatgcagAATTGGCTAGACTATTACCAGCTTAAGTATGAtagaaataattcaaaaagattCTTTACAAAG ACTGGTTTTCTTGGGCTCTGTGGGGAAAAGGTTGATGCTCTCGATTATTATACTTCGGAAATTGAGAAACTATCAAAAGAA GTAGttgcagaaagagagagagttgcaaGTGATCCAAAGTCTATAGTGCCTGCTGcatttgtttccttcaaaactAGATGGGGTGCTGCTGTCTGTGCACAGACTCAACAGTGCAGAAATCCAACTCTATGGCTCACTGATTGGGCTCCAGAGCCACGTGATGTGTATTGGCAAAACCTTGCCATCCCATATGTCTCTCTCACAATCAGAAGACTAATTATGGCTGtcgctttctttttcctcacctTCTTTTTCATGATACCTATTGCTTTTGTGCAATCTCTGGCAAGCATTGAGGGAATCGAGAAAGTAGCTCCTTTTATAAAGCCCATTATTGACGT CGGTTTCATTAAGTCGTTTATCCAGGGTTTTCTGCCTGGGATTGCATTGAagcttttcctcattttcctgCCTACAATATTGATGATCATGTCTAAATTTGAAGGCTTCATATCTCTGTCATCTCTTGAAAGGAGATCAGCAACTAGATATTATCTTTTCAATCTCGTGAATGTATTCCTCGGGAGCATAGTTGCTGGTTCTGCCTTCCAGCAACTGAACTCGTTCATTCATCAGTCGCCCAGCGA CATTCCTAAAACAATTGGGATGGCCATTCCCCAAAGAGCAactttcttcatttcttataTTATGGTCGATGGTTGGGCTGGAATAGCGGGAGAGATTTTAATGCTGAAGCCTTTAATAATCTACCACTTGAAGAATTTTCTCTTGGTGAAAACTGAAAAGGATAGGGAGGAGGCAATGGATCCTGGAAGCATTGGTTTCAACACTGGAGAACCTCAAATTCAGTTGTACTTCTTACTGGGCCTTGTATATGCTACAGTGACACCTGCCTTGCTTCCCTTCATACTCGTTTTCTTTAGCCTGGCTTATGTGGTGTTTCGTCATCAG ATAATAAACGTCTACAATCAGGAATACGAAAGTGCTGCAGCATTCTGGCCTGATGTGCATGGTCGCGTTATTGTTGCATTGGTTATATCACAGTTGCTTCTTTTTGGACTGATGGCTACAAAGGAAGCTGCCACTTCAACTCCATTTCTGATTGCTCTTCCAGTTCTCACCATCTCTTTCCATAGTTTCTGCAAAGGCCGTTATGAACCTGCATTTGTTAGATATCCATTACAG GAGGCGATGATGAAGGACACTCTAGAGCGTGCGAGGGAACCGAACCTGAACCTGAAGAGCTTCCTTCAAAATGCATATCTCCACCCAGTATTCAAAAGTgctgacgatgatgatgaagacgATGACTACGATGGTGAGAAGTGGGAAAAAGATAGTGTCCTAGTTCCGACAAAGAGGTCGTCCCGTAGGAACACTCCGCTGCCTAGCAGAATCAGTGCAACGTCATCACCCTCTCTGCCTGAGGTTCATGAAGATTCCCGGCCTTAA